The sequence CATCGCCAAACCGTGAATTCCAATCCGCTTCCGACTGGAAGGTGAATTGATAACGATCGCGCCACGCGAATGATGTACGCGACCTTCTCCGAGAGGAATCAAATGAACCTGATCGTATATGCGGATTTCAGCAGCCCGTTGTGCTATTTGACCAGCGGCCGGGTGGACGCGCTGCGTGGAGCCGGGATCGACGTGGACTGGCGCGCTGTCGAGGACGCACCGTGGTTGCCGGTAACCGGCCGTCGACTCGACAGTGACAGCCGGCTCACGCTGGAGGCCGAGCTCGCCGAAACACTCGACATGCTCCAGCCCGACGAACAACTGGACTGGACGATGCCCGACTTCGTACCGAAGACGGAAGCCGCCGTCGTCGGGTATGCCGAGGCATACGGCGCGGGCGTGGCCGACGACGTGCGACGACTGCTGTTCCGGGCGTACTGGTGCCGCAAAGCGGACATCGGCGACCCCGAGACGCTACGGAACCCGCTGGCCGGACCCATTCTTCGTGGCCATTCCACTTCCGACCCCTTGCGATTGTACGGCTACGCGGTGAGCACGGGCCGCGGACCGATCACCACCAGCGCATGGCGACGCATTCAAGCGTGGCAGGACGAATGGTCCACTATCGGCGCGGGCGCCCTGCCGGTGCTCGTCGAGAACGGGTTGCCCATGTCCGGCCCGGC is a genomic window of Amycolatopsis lexingtonensis containing:
- a CDS encoding DsbA family oxidoreductase, with translation MNLIVYADFSSPLCYLTSGRVDALRGAGIDVDWRAVEDAPWLPVTGRRLDSDSRLTLEAELAETLDMLQPDEQLDWTMPDFVPKTEAAVVGYAEAYGAGVADDVRRLLFRAYWCRKADIGDPETLRNPLAGPILRGHSTSDPLRLYGYAVSTGRGPITTSAWRRIQAWQDEWSTIGAGALPVLVENGLPMSGPAVPRHLTKMISQLSIPFSPELPEPERYPLPRVRPPKWWAAQTGGRWLYPSRCR